A window from Schistocerca gregaria isolate iqSchGreg1 chromosome 8, iqSchGreg1.2, whole genome shotgun sequence encodes these proteins:
- the LOC126284724 gene encoding fatty acid-binding protein-like: protein MPLEQCLGRKYKLEKTENFDEFLKAFGASYLVRKMVQVATPVVELTRDGETYTFTSVSPFKTSVLKFKLGEEFSEERHDGVQVKSVIQLQDDSTLFHLQRGDRDTTITRRFTPERVTITMQVDDIICTKVYKSV from the exons ATGCCTCTGGAGCAGTGTCTGGGTCGCAAATACAAACTCGAGAAGACCGAAAACTTCGATGAGTTCCTCAAGGCTTTCG GTGCGAGTTACCTGGTCCGGAAGATGGTACAGGTAGCGACCCCAGTGGTGGAGTTGACACGGGATGGCGAAACGTACACATTCACTTCTGTGTCTCCCTTCAAGACGAGTGTCCTCAAGTTCAAGCTGGGTGAGGAGTTTTCAGAGGAGCGCCACGACGGCGTCCAGGTGAAGTCAGTCATCCAGCTTCAGGACGACAGCACGCTGTTCCACCTGCAGCGCGGTGACCGGGACACCACCATCACCAGGCGCTTCACTCCAGAGCGAGTCACAATA ACAATGCAAGTAGATGACATTATCTGCACCAAAGTCTACAAATCAGTGTAA